In Zingiber officinale cultivar Zhangliang chromosome 1A, Zo_v1.1, whole genome shotgun sequence, a genomic segment contains:
- the LOC122001651 gene encoding secoisolariciresinol dehydrogenase-like isoform X1, with product MERRRLEGKVAVITGGASGIGEATVKLFVRHGARVIVADVQDEKGKTLCAGLGSDDVASYVHCDVRLESDVMRAVDTAISLHGKLDIMFNNAGIVDPSGSSILGEDDTTAVFDRVMGVNVLGALLGTKHAGRAMVAAGRGGSIIITASLASVVGALGHPVYSCSKHAVLGLARSAAAELGKNGVRVNCVSPSVVATQMTVSLFQANEEELEALGEMISALKGVTLKAEDIAEAALFLASDESRFVSGHNLIVLIFFFNKV from the exons ATGGAGAGGAGGAG GCTCGAAGGCAAGGTCGCCGTCATCACCGGCGGCGCTAGCGGCATCGGCGAGGCCACTGTTAAGTTGTTCGTCCGCCACGGTGCTCGTGTCATCGTCGCCGACGTCCAAGACGAGAAGGGGAAGACCCTCTGCGCCGGCCTCGGCTCCGACGACGTCGCCTCCTACGTCCACTGCGACGTCCGCCTCGAGTCCGACGTGATGCGCGCCGTGGACACCGCCATCTCCCTCCACGGCAAGCTCGACATCATGTTCAACAACGCCGGCATCGTCGACCCCTCCGGCAGCAGCATCCTCGGCGAGGACGACACGACTGCGGTGTTCGATCGGGTGATGGGGGTTAACGTGCTGGGAGCGCTGCTGGGAACGAAGCACGCGGGGCGGGCCATGGTGGCGGCGGGGCGGGGCGGAAGCATCATAATCACGGCGAGCTTGGCGTCGGTGGTGGGAGCGCTGGGTCACCCGGTGTACTCGTGCTCGAAGCACGCGGTGTTGGGTCTAGCGCGGAGCGCGGCCGCGGAGCTGGGCAAGAACGGGGTGCGTGTGAACTGCGTGTCGCCGTCTGTGGTGGCGACGCAGATGACCGTGTCACTGTTTCAGGCGAACGAGGAGGAGCTGGAGGCATTGGGAGAGATGATCTCAGCTCTGAAGGGCGTAACGCTGAAGGCGGAGGACATAGCGGAGGCGGCGTTGTTCTTGGCCAGCGACGAGTCAAGGTTCGTGAGCGGCCACAATCTCATAGTCCTTATCTTCTTCTTCAATAaagtttaa
- the LOC122001651 gene encoding secoisolariciresinol dehydrogenase-like isoform X2, whose product MERRLEGKVAVITGGASGIGEATVKLFVRHGARVIVADVQDEKGKTLCAGLGSDDVASYVHCDVRLESDVMRAVDTAISLHGKLDIMFNNAGIVDPSGSSILGEDDTTAVFDRVMGVNVLGALLGTKHAGRAMVAAGRGGSIIITASLASVVGALGHPVYSCSKHAVLGLARSAAAELGKNGVRVNCVSPSVVATQMTVSLFQANEEELEALGEMISALKGVTLKAEDIAEAALFLASDESRFVSGHNLIVLIFFFNKV is encoded by the exons ATGGAGAGGAG GCTCGAAGGCAAGGTCGCCGTCATCACCGGCGGCGCTAGCGGCATCGGCGAGGCCACTGTTAAGTTGTTCGTCCGCCACGGTGCTCGTGTCATCGTCGCCGACGTCCAAGACGAGAAGGGGAAGACCCTCTGCGCCGGCCTCGGCTCCGACGACGTCGCCTCCTACGTCCACTGCGACGTCCGCCTCGAGTCCGACGTGATGCGCGCCGTGGACACCGCCATCTCCCTCCACGGCAAGCTCGACATCATGTTCAACAACGCCGGCATCGTCGACCCCTCCGGCAGCAGCATCCTCGGCGAGGACGACACGACTGCGGTGTTCGATCGGGTGATGGGGGTTAACGTGCTGGGAGCGCTGCTGGGAACGAAGCACGCGGGGCGGGCCATGGTGGCGGCGGGGCGGGGCGGAAGCATCATAATCACGGCGAGCTTGGCGTCGGTGGTGGGAGCGCTGGGTCACCCGGTGTACTCGTGCTCGAAGCACGCGGTGTTGGGTCTAGCGCGGAGCGCGGCCGCGGAGCTGGGCAAGAACGGGGTGCGTGTGAACTGCGTGTCGCCGTCTGTGGTGGCGACGCAGATGACCGTGTCACTGTTTCAGGCGAACGAGGAGGAGCTGGAGGCATTGGGAGAGATGATCTCAGCTCTGAAGGGCGTAACGCTGAAGGCGGAGGACATAGCGGAGGCGGCGTTGTTCTTGGCCAGCGACGAGTCAAGGTTCGTGAGCGGCCACAATCTCATAGTCCTTATCTTCTTCTTCAATAaagtttaa